One window from the genome of Variovorax sp. PAMC26660 encodes:
- a CDS encoding transglutaminase-like domain-containing protein, translating into MAIQYDITHTTVYRYKKPVTFGLHRVMFRPRDSHDLRVLATDLQVSPQAFTRLIQDPHSNSVALVQPMGEATELRIVCSFTIEHVPAQQDQLALDPAAEFLPFAYSVQERLDLEHYLRPHHDDDAQGTLIRWAHQFLHTDKPNSTREVLARMNAHIGQSLEYMARDEEGTQTPLATLALGSGSCRDYALLMMEAARRLGIATRFVSGYLYDAALDRANQTAGESMTGAGTTHAWLQAYLPGIGWLAFDPTNNLMGSGQLIRVGVTRDPAQAAPISGSWYGDAEAYEGLEATVVVTRRKG; encoded by the coding sequence ATGGCCATTCAGTACGACATCACGCACACCACCGTCTACCGCTACAAGAAGCCGGTCACCTTCGGCCTGCACCGCGTGATGTTCCGTCCGCGCGACAGCCACGACCTGCGCGTGCTGGCAACCGACCTGCAGGTGAGTCCGCAGGCCTTCACGCGGCTCATTCAAGACCCGCACTCGAACTCCGTTGCGCTGGTGCAGCCGATGGGCGAAGCGACCGAGCTGCGCATCGTGTGCTCTTTCACCATCGAGCATGTGCCCGCGCAGCAGGACCAGTTGGCGCTTGACCCGGCCGCCGAATTTTTGCCCTTTGCCTACTCGGTGCAGGAGCGCCTGGACCTCGAGCACTACCTGCGCCCGCACCACGACGACGATGCGCAGGGCACGCTGATCCGCTGGGCCCACCAGTTCCTGCACACCGACAAGCCCAACAGCACGCGCGAGGTGCTCGCGCGCATGAACGCGCACATCGGCCAGAGCCTCGAATACATGGCGCGCGACGAAGAAGGCACGCAGACGCCGCTTGCCACGCTGGCCCTGGGCAGCGGCAGTTGCCGCGACTACGCGCTGCTGATGATGGAAGCCGCGCGCCGCCTCGGCATCGCAACGCGTTTCGTCTCCGGTTACCTCTACGACGCCGCACTCGACCGCGCGAACCAGACAGCCGGTGAATCCATGACCGGCGCCGGCACCACGCACGCGTGGCTGCAGGCCTACCTGCCGGGCATCGGCTGGCTGGCGTTCGACCCCACCAACAACCTGATGGGCAGCGGCCAGTTGATCCGCGTCGGCGTCACGCGCGACCCGGCGCAGGCAGCGCCGATCTCGGGCAGTTGGTATGGCGACGCCGAGGCCTATGAAGGCCTCGAAGCCACGGTGGTCGTCACGCGTCGCAAGGGCTGA
- the mnmC gene encoding FAD-dependent 5-carboxymethylaminomethyl-2-thiouridine(34) oxidoreductase MnmC: MTAEPVAWRADGVPRSERFDDIYHTETGALAQARHVFLGGCGLPAAWAGRPQWRILETGFGLGLNFLTTWQAWRADADRPRMLHFVSVEAHPVAPEDLLRAAEAYAELRPLAEELVAQWHGLLPGFHRLAFDAGRVLLTLCIGDVQALLRAQRFEADSIFLDGFSPQQNPAMWSPDTLKAVSRFARRGTGLATWTFAHAVREALSQNGFQLESREGLPPKRDCLSGVFAPAWTVRRRGPAPEHVETPGRCAVIGAGLAGAAVAASLARRGWQVTVLDAADQPASGASGLPVGMLAPHVSPDDALLSRLTRAGIRATWQELERLLEEGRDWRASGVLERRPDGDARVPTGWSDSGPNESWPASATQLAAVDLPADPPALWHTRAAWVKPHRLIHAWLREPDIAFRGNTSVARLTRGTDGWQLFDASDRLLAEADRVVIAAGFESGRFAPSLPLQPVRGQVAWGRMPLNAGLPATPINGDGHLIAHVPDTEGTPLWLAGATFDRDSTDLTPNAEDAASNRERLARLHPAAAVSLASAFERGEVNAWVGVRCASGDRRPLVGPLGEDAGGLWACTALGSRGLSFAALCAELLVAQWHGEPLPLPATLAKALGTQRL, from the coding sequence GTGACCGCCGAGCCCGTGGCCTGGCGCGCTGACGGCGTCCCCCGCAGCGAACGCTTCGACGACATCTATCACACCGAAACCGGGGCACTGGCGCAGGCTCGCCATGTGTTCCTGGGCGGCTGCGGCCTGCCCGCGGCCTGGGCCGGGCGCCCGCAATGGCGGATTCTCGAAACCGGCTTCGGCCTGGGCCTCAATTTCCTGACAACCTGGCAGGCCTGGCGTGCAGACGCCGACCGGCCACGGATGCTGCACTTCGTCTCGGTCGAGGCGCATCCGGTCGCGCCTGAAGACCTGCTGCGTGCCGCCGAGGCCTACGCCGAACTGCGGCCACTGGCCGAGGAACTGGTCGCGCAGTGGCACGGGCTGCTGCCGGGCTTTCACCGGCTGGCCTTCGACGCGGGCCGCGTGCTGCTCACTCTGTGCATCGGCGATGTGCAGGCGTTGCTGCGCGCGCAACGCTTCGAGGCGGACAGCATCTTCCTGGATGGCTTCAGCCCGCAACAGAACCCGGCCATGTGGTCGCCCGACACGCTGAAGGCGGTATCGCGCTTTGCCCGCCGGGGCACTGGCCTGGCCACCTGGACCTTCGCGCATGCGGTGCGCGAGGCGCTGTCGCAGAACGGCTTCCAGCTCGAAAGCCGCGAGGGCTTGCCACCCAAGCGCGACTGCCTGAGCGGCGTGTTCGCGCCTGCCTGGACGGTGCGGCGACGCGGCCCGGCGCCCGAACACGTCGAGACGCCGGGGCGCTGCGCCGTGATCGGCGCCGGGCTTGCAGGCGCGGCCGTCGCGGCCAGCCTCGCGCGGCGCGGGTGGCAGGTCACCGTGCTCGATGCGGCCGACCAACCGGCCTCGGGCGCTTCCGGGCTGCCGGTGGGCATGCTGGCGCCGCATGTCTCACCGGACGATGCACTGCTGTCGCGGCTGACACGTGCAGGCATCCGTGCGACATGGCAAGAGCTGGAGCGCTTGCTGGAAGAAGGCCGTGACTGGCGTGCCAGCGGCGTGCTGGAGCGCCGCCCCGATGGCGATGCGCGCGTGCCCACAGGCTGGAGCGACAGCGGCCCCAATGAATCGTGGCCTGCGAGCGCAACGCAACTGGCGGCCGTCGATCTGCCAGCCGATCCGCCAGCGCTCTGGCACACGCGCGCCGCATGGGTCAAACCCCATCGCTTGATCCACGCATGGCTGCGTGAGCCGGACATCGCGTTCCGCGGCAACACCTCCGTGGCCCGCCTGACGCGCGGCACCGATGGCTGGCAACTGTTCGACGCCTCCGACCGCCTGCTGGCGGAAGCAGACCGCGTCGTCATCGCCGCGGGCTTCGAGTCGGGCCGTTTCGCGCCTTCGCTCCCGTTGCAACCTGTGCGCGGCCAGGTCGCATGGGGGCGCATGCCCCTCAACGCCGGGCTGCCAGCCACACCGATCAACGGCGACGGCCACCTGATCGCTCACGTCCCCGATACCGAAGGCACCCCGCTCTGGCTGGCTGGCGCCACCTTCGACCGCGACAGCACGGACCTTACACCGAACGCCGAAGACGCCGCATCAAACCGCGAACGCCTCGCCCGTCTCCACCCCGCCGCAGCCGTGTCACTGGCGTCGGCGTTCGAGCGGGGCGAAGTCAACGCCTGGGTCGGCGTGCGCTGCGCCTCAGGCGACCGCCGGCCGCTGGTCGGCCCACTGGGTGAAGACGCAGGCGGTCTCTGGGCCTGCACCGCCCTGGGCTCGCGCGGCCTGAGCTTTGCGGCCCTCTGCGCCGAGCTGCTGGTGGCGCAATGGCATGGCGAACCACTGCCTTTGCCCGCGACGCTCGCCAAGGCGCTCGGTACGCAGCGGCTCTGA
- a CDS encoding ATP-binding protein, with protein MMAWATLSRRLSAVFAVLLLACCGASAWLQMRSNGQHEQEVIQRLSSGLAGHIAGNSELMRPGGLNQEAVKDLFDKLMAVNPSVEVYLLDPEGRIAAQAAPPGHLKHDKVDLAPIRRLLAGAPLPVLGDDPRGEGGAGKVFSVAPLRVDGRDAGFVYVVLQGEDHDALAANVAADNVLRTTLWSMGLVALLGLLAGLAAFRLITRPLRELTAAVKRFETEGMASLESETPRLERLSRGNDEIAQLGQAFTQMTRRIAEQWRELTLQDQQRRELFANISHDLRTPLTSLHGYLETLLLKAGTLDESERRRYLEIALGQSRKVGRLAQEVFELARLEYGVVKPEKESFALADLVQDVFQKFELAAEARHQQLRPDIAPGLPVVSADLGMIERVLTNLLDNAIRHTPAGGQIEVQLRAENAGVAVQVSDTGPGIPGELQKGLFMRPVFMSGARADGSSSGGLGLVIVKRILQLHGSDIRLVQQPDKGAVFRFQLGGVAGG; from the coding sequence ATGATGGCCTGGGCCACGCTGTCGCGGCGGTTGTCCGCGGTGTTCGCGGTGCTGCTGCTGGCTTGTTGCGGGGCATCGGCCTGGCTGCAGATGCGCTCCAACGGGCAGCACGAGCAGGAGGTGATCCAGCGGCTGTCGAGTGGCCTTGCGGGGCACATCGCGGGCAACTCCGAACTGATGCGGCCCGGTGGCCTGAACCAGGAGGCGGTGAAGGACCTGTTCGACAAGCTGATGGCGGTGAACCCCAGCGTCGAGGTCTACCTGCTCGATCCCGAGGGGCGCATCGCGGCGCAAGCGGCGCCGCCCGGCCATCTGAAGCACGACAAGGTCGACCTTGCGCCGATCCGCCGCTTGCTCGCGGGTGCGCCGTTGCCGGTGCTGGGCGACGATCCACGCGGCGAGGGCGGCGCTGGCAAGGTGTTCAGCGTGGCGCCTTTGCGCGTCGACGGGCGCGATGCCGGCTTTGTCTATGTGGTGCTGCAGGGCGAAGACCACGACGCACTGGCCGCCAACGTCGCGGCCGACAACGTGCTGCGCACCACGCTCTGGTCGATGGGTCTGGTGGCGCTGCTGGGCCTGCTGGCTGGCCTTGCCGCCTTCCGGCTCATCACCCGGCCGCTGCGCGAGCTGACCGCGGCGGTCAAGCGCTTCGAGACCGAGGGCATGGCGTCGCTCGAAAGCGAAACGCCACGGCTGGAGCGGTTGTCGCGCGGCAATGACGAGATCGCGCAACTGGGCCAGGCCTTCACGCAGATGACGCGCCGCATTGCCGAGCAATGGCGCGAACTCACGTTGCAGGACCAGCAGCGCCGCGAACTGTTCGCCAACATCTCGCACGACCTGCGCACGCCGCTCACCTCACTGCACGGCTACCTGGAGACGCTGCTGCTCAAGGCCGGTACGCTCGATGAATCGGAACGGCGACGCTATCTGGAGATTGCGCTCGGGCAGAGCCGCAAGGTCGGCCGTCTTGCACAAGAGGTGTTCGAGCTGGCGCGGCTCGAATACGGCGTGGTCAAGCCCGAGAAGGAAAGCTTTGCGCTGGCCGACCTCGTGCAGGACGTGTTCCAGAAGTTCGAGCTGGCGGCCGAGGCGCGCCACCAGCAGCTCAGGCCCGACATCGCACCGGGCCTGCCGGTGGTGTCGGCCGACCTCGGCATGATCGAGCGCGTGCTGACGAATCTGCTGGACAACGCCATTCGCCACACGCCGGCGGGCGGCCAGATCGAGGTGCAACTGAGGGCCGAGAATGCCGGCGTGGCGGTGCAGGTGAGCGATACGGGGCCGGGCATTCCGGGCGAGCTGCAGAAGGGCCTGTTCATGCGGCCCGTGTTCATGAGTGGCGCTCGCGCCGATGGCTCCAGCAGCGGTGGTTTGGGGCTGGTGATCGTCAAGCGCATCCTGCAACTGCACGGCAGCGACATCCGCTTGGTGCAGCAGCCCGACAAGGGGGCGGTGTTCCGCTTTCAGCTTGGCGGTGTCGCGGGCGGCTGA
- a CDS encoding YcxB family protein, whose amino-acid sequence MIAKFRISEDDYAAAIKVSARPSRMRRALLIVMVVVLVLSALIGAAIGSRRLWPFTLASLFCGAVVLLLTFFLAPMLARRHYRKYKGMQEEFGAELLDNGLRIMSPHADGTVVWANVLKWRQSDRFVLIYLMPRLFHVLPKSVAEQGFDLQGLIERLNRHVGPES is encoded by the coding sequence ATGATCGCGAAATTCAGGATCTCCGAAGACGACTACGCCGCCGCGATCAAGGTTTCCGCAAGGCCGAGCCGGATGCGCCGGGCGCTGTTGATCGTCATGGTGGTGGTGCTCGTGTTGAGCGCGCTGATCGGTGCAGCGATCGGCAGCAGGCGTTTGTGGCCCTTCACGCTGGCCAGCTTGTTCTGTGGTGCCGTCGTGCTCCTGCTCACGTTTTTCCTGGCGCCGATGCTGGCCCGCCGGCACTACCGCAAGTACAAGGGAATGCAGGAAGAGTTCGGGGCCGAGTTGCTCGACAACGGCTTGCGCATCATGTCACCGCATGCCGACGGCACGGTCGTCTGGGCGAACGTACTCAAGTGGCGACAAAGCGACCGCTTCGTGCTGATCTACCTGATGCCTCGGCTCTTCCACGTCTTGCCCAAATCAGTGGCCGAGCAGGGCTTTGACTTGCAGGGGCTCATCGAACGCCTGAACCGACACGTCGGCCCCGAGTCCTGA
- a CDS encoding crotonase/enoyl-CoA hydratase family protein, producing MPVFDTVLIDKDPQHPRIARLVLNRPEKLNAIGETTPSEIRRAVEWAEADDEVHVIVVEGAGRAFCAGYDLGDYAEGHGRDGKGDHPCRQEKTPWDPMLDYAAMKRNTEDFMALWRCNKPTIAKVHGYAVAGGSDIALCCDLLTMADDARIGYMPTRVWGCPTTAMWTYRLGAMRAKQLMFTGDTIPGTQAAEWGLANFSVPAEQLDDATLKLAQRIAGVPRSHLMMHKLVVNQVWHSMGLEQSQMFATVFDGITRHNPEGMWFRRQAEAEGFKSAVAWRDSGRNIPEGDEARALVAELEAKLAAARAAVPSVR from the coding sequence ATGCCCGTTTTCGACACCGTCCTGATCGACAAGGACCCGCAACATCCGCGCATCGCGCGCCTCGTGCTCAACCGGCCCGAGAAGCTCAACGCCATCGGCGAGACCACGCCTTCCGAGATTCGCCGCGCGGTCGAATGGGCGGAGGCTGATGACGAGGTGCATGTGATCGTGGTCGAAGGCGCGGGCCGTGCGTTCTGCGCCGGCTACGACCTTGGCGACTACGCCGAAGGCCACGGCCGCGACGGGAAGGGCGACCACCCGTGCCGGCAAGAGAAGACCCCGTGGGACCCGATGCTCGACTACGCCGCCATGAAGCGCAACACCGAAGACTTCATGGCCCTGTGGCGCTGCAACAAGCCCACCATCGCCAAGGTGCATGGCTATGCGGTGGCCGGTGGCAGCGACATCGCGCTGTGCTGCGACCTGCTGACCATGGCCGACGACGCGCGCATCGGCTACATGCCCACACGCGTGTGGGGCTGCCCGACCACCGCGATGTGGACCTACCGCCTGGGCGCCATGCGCGCCAAGCAGCTCATGTTCACCGGCGATACCATCCCCGGCACGCAGGCGGCCGAATGGGGCCTTGCCAATTTCTCGGTGCCGGCCGAACAGCTCGACGACGCCACGCTGAAGCTGGCGCAACGTATTGCGGGCGTGCCGCGTTCGCACCTGATGATGCACAAGCTGGTCGTCAACCAGGTGTGGCATTCGATGGGGCTGGAGCAGAGCCAGATGTTCGCCACCGTGTTCGACGGCATCACGCGCCACAACCCGGAAGGCATGTGGTTCCGGCGGCAGGCGGAGGCGGAAGGCTTCAAGAGCGCTGTGGCGTGGCGCGACAGCGGCCGCAATATTCCCGAAGGCGACGAGGCGAGGGCGCTCGTTGCGGAACTCGAAGCGAAGCTCGCGGCGGCGCGGGCTGCTGTGCCGTCCGTGCGTTGA
- a CDS encoding antibiotic biosynthesis monooxygenase family protein: MYSATFIFAKKQFDDEFHRLDQTIATAAKSLPGYLGEETWENTGNGLVSNVYYWDSLDSLQALIRHPVHQQAKAAQANWLDGYKVVISQVVRTYGDSRIDHMLAPSGHAEA, from the coding sequence ATGTACTCCGCCACTTTCATCTTCGCCAAGAAGCAGTTCGACGACGAGTTCCATCGCCTCGACCAGACCATCGCCACGGCCGCGAAGTCGCTGCCCGGCTACCTGGGCGAAGAGACGTGGGAGAACACCGGCAACGGGCTGGTGTCGAACGTCTACTACTGGGATTCGCTGGACAGCCTGCAGGCGCTGATCCGGCACCCGGTGCACCAGCAGGCCAAGGCCGCGCAGGCGAACTGGCTCGATGGGTACAAGGTGGTGATCTCCCAGGTGGTGCGTACCTACGGGGACAGCCGCATCGATCACATGCTGGCGCCCTCGGGCCACGCCGAGGCCTAG